Proteins co-encoded in one Pelobates fuscus isolate aPelFus1 chromosome 5, aPelFus1.pri, whole genome shotgun sequence genomic window:
- the NOP10 gene encoding H/ACA ribonucleoprotein complex subunit 3 gives MFLQFYLNEQGERVYTMKKVAPDGQPTSSAHPARFSPDDKYSRHRIALKKRFGLLMTQQPRPVL, from the exons ATGTTTCTGCAGTTTTACTTGAACGAACAAGGGGAGCGAGTGTACACCATGAAG aaagtgGCTCCAGATGGTCAGCCAACTTCCTCTGCTCACCCTGCCCGCTTTTCTCCTGATGACAAGTATTCCAGACACCGTATTGCATTAAAGAAAAGATTTGGCCTCTTGATGACCCAGCAGCCCAGACCTGTTTTGTGA